Proteins found in one Brachyspira murdochii DSM 12563 genomic segment:
- a CDS encoding substrate-binding domain-containing protein: protein MKKILIFLILSSMFMLISCSGGASNPNDIVITGSSSVSPLMFKLAAKFEELNPDYTVIVETSDSTIGIQDTVNGNNNIGMASRNLKEDELSGLDTYLLCQDGIVIIANKDADISQISEEELYNLYMMNTAVNGITKSISREDGSGTRSAFTDLTLIGKDNPLPSTVEILDATGKVKTSIMSDASKIGYISLGSIDDTIKPLAYKAKGQNEYVTASVENIQNNSYKLYRPFYIFTKKGIELDAGTKAFLNFINSETGKTVINENGYVAS from the coding sequence ATGAAAAAGATTTTGATTTTCCTAATCCTTTCAAGCATGTTCATGCTTATTTCCTGTTCGGGCGGTGCTTCAAATCCAAATGACATAGTAATCACAGGTTCTTCTTCAGTTTCTCCGCTAATGTTTAAATTGGCTGCAAAGTTTGAAGAGCTTAATCCTGATTATACAGTCATAGTAGAGACTTCTGATTCTACTATAGGAATTCAAGACACTGTAAACGGAAATAACAATATAGGAATGGCTTCAAGAAATTTGAAAGAAGATGAGCTTTCTGGTCTTGATACTTACTTATTATGTCAGGACGGCATAGTAATTATAGCAAATAAAGATGCTGATATAAGTCAGATAAGCGAAGAAGAGCTGTATAATCTTTATATGATGAATACCGCAGTAAATGGTATAACAAAATCAATATCAAGAGAAGACGGTTCTGGTACTAGAAGTGCTTTTACAGATTTAACTTTGATAGGCAAAGATAATCCTCTTCCATCAACAGTAGAAATACTTGATGCTACCGGAAAGGTAAAAACTTCTATTATGAGCGATGCATCAAAAATAGGCTATATATCTCTAGGTTCTATTGATGATACAATAAAGCCTCTGGCATACAAAGCAAAAGGACAAAATGAATATGTTACGGCTTCTGTAGAGAATATACAGAATAATTCATATAAACTTTACCGTCCTTTTTACATATTCACCAAAAAGGGAATTGAGCTTGATGCTGGGACTAAGGCTTTCCTAAATTTCATAAACAGTGAAACAGGAAAAACGGTTATAAATGAAAATGGGTATGTAGCTAGTTAA
- a CDS encoding DUF2147 domain-containing protein codes for MKKNILLIIFTLLFASSVYAANNAKDAEGFWAMPEKPKGRMKTVKIIVIDNKVYAYAVELRDNIKSTLDIHNPNKSLRDKELIGLIFIYDIVFENGQWTTGRIYHTDQGSTYYANINLTEDKNTLLLKASLDKSGMVGATVKWRRLSKEESSKYNDIPINKLRTVEGKGI; via the coding sequence ATGAAAAAAAATATATTATTAATTATATTTACTCTTTTATTTGCATCTTCAGTATATGCAGCTAATAATGCAAAAGATGCTGAAGGATTTTGGGCTATGCCTGAAAAACCAAAAGGAAGAATGAAAACAGTAAAAATAATAGTTATAGACAATAAAGTTTATGCATATGCAGTAGAATTGCGTGATAATATAAAAAGCACATTAGATATACATAATCCTAATAAAAGTTTAAGAGACAAAGAACTCATAGGACTAATATTTATATATGATATAGTATTTGAAAATGGACAGTGGACTACTGGCAGAATATATCATACAGATCAAGGAAGTACATACTATGCTAATATAAATCTTACTGAAGATAAAAATACATTGCTATTAAAGGCTTCTCTTGACAAATCAGGTATGGTAGGAGCAACTGTAAAATGGAGAAGATTATCAAAAGAGGAATCCTCAAAATATAATGATATACCTATAAACAAACTTCGCACTGTAGAAGGCAAAGGAATATAA
- the floA gene encoding flotillin-like protein FloA (flotillin-like protein involved in membrane lipid rafts), translating into MFDFGYIPIIPMFVGIVVILILLFIFLHFFPMGLWITALFSGVRINMITLITMRLRRVNPSLIVLNQIKLWKAGLKIGTNELEAHYLAGGNPTAVADALIAADKASLDLSFERAAAIDLAGRDLVDAIRTSVSPRVIATPLIAAVAKDGIQVKATARVTVRTNINRLVGGAGEETIIARVGEGIVTTIGSSASHKEVLENPDRISQVVLAKGLDSGTAFEILSIDIADVDVGSNIGAFLQIDQAEADKKIAQAKAEERRVMAIAREQEMRAQVEEMKAKVVEAESQLPLAIAEALKKGNIGVLDYYNMKNIMADTEMRYSISGMDSMSKNNNSQPTKQ; encoded by the coding sequence ATGTTTGATTTTGGTTATATTCCAATTATTCCTATGTTTGTCGGTATTGTGGTAATACTGATACTTCTATTTATTTTCTTACATTTTTTCCCTATGGGACTTTGGATTACAGCTTTGTTTTCTGGTGTAAGAATAAATATGATAACTTTAATTACTATGCGTCTTAGAAGAGTTAATCCTTCGCTTATAGTATTAAATCAAATAAAGTTATGGAAAGCAGGTTTAAAAATAGGCACAAATGAGCTTGAGGCACATTATTTAGCAGGCGGTAATCCTACTGCTGTTGCTGATGCTTTGATTGCGGCAGATAAGGCTTCTTTGGATTTAAGTTTTGAGCGTGCTGCTGCTATAGATTTGGCTGGAAGAGATTTAGTTGATGCTATAAGAACTTCTGTTTCTCCTAGAGTTATAGCTACTCCTTTAATTGCCGCTGTTGCTAAAGACGGTATACAGGTAAAGGCTACTGCCAGAGTTACTGTTAGAACAAATATTAACCGTCTTGTTGGCGGAGCTGGCGAAGAAACTATTATTGCTAGAGTAGGCGAGGGTATAGTTACTACTATAGGCAGTTCTGCTTCACACAAGGAAGTTTTAGAAAATCCGGATAGAATTTCTCAGGTTGTACTTGCTAAAGGGCTTGATTCTGGTACTGCTTTTGAAATACTTTCTATTGATATTGCCGATGTTGATGTTGGAAGCAATATTGGGGCTTTCTTACAGATTGACCAAGCTGAAGCAGACAAGAAAATTGCTCAGGCTAAAGCTGAAGAGAGAAGAGTTATGGCTATAGCACGTGAACAGGAAATGCGTGCTCAAGTTGAAGAGATGAAGGCTAAAGTTGTAGAGGCAGAATCTCAGCTTCCTCTTGCTATTGCTGAAGCTCTTAAAAAAGGAAATATTGGGGTGCTTGATTATTATAATATGAAAAATATTATGGCTGATACTGAAATGCGTTATAGTATATCGGGTATGGATTCAATGAGCAAAAATAATAATTCACAGCCTACAAAACAATAA
- the pstB gene encoding phosphate ABC transporter ATP-binding protein PstB, which yields MTKELNPNINFDFNIDKVIRTQNLNLYYESFQALKNINIDINKNSTTAFIGPSGCGKSTLLKTFNRMNDLIANCKIEGDIEIAGVNIYNKNINVSYLRKNVGMVFQKSNLFAMSVYDNIAYGPRTFGIKKKSELDGIVEYSLTKAAIWDDIKDRLNKNALGLSGGQQQRLCIARALSVNPKILLMDEPTSALDPISTGKIEELINELKNEYTIVIVTHNMQQAMRVSDKTAFFLFGEIVEYDNTEEIFSKPKDERTEKYITGRFG from the coding sequence ATGACTAAAGAATTAAACCCTAATATAAACTTTGATTTTAATATTGATAAAGTTATAAGAACTCAGAATCTAAATCTGTATTATGAAAGTTTTCAGGCTTTAAAAAATATTAATATAGATATAAATAAAAACAGCACAACTGCATTTATAGGTCCTTCAGGCTGCGGTAAATCTACCCTACTAAAAACTTTTAACAGAATGAATGATTTAATTGCCAACTGCAAAATAGAAGGTGATATAGAAATAGCAGGAGTTAATATTTACAATAAAAATATTAATGTCTCATATTTAAGAAAGAATGTAGGAATGGTATTTCAAAAGTCAAATCTTTTTGCTATGAGTGTTTATGATAATATAGCTTACGGACCTAGAACATTCGGAATAAAAAAGAAATCAGAACTAGATGGCATAGTAGAATACAGTTTAACAAAAGCAGCTATTTGGGACGATATAAAAGATAGGCTTAATAAAAATGCTTTAGGACTTTCCGGAGGGCAGCAGCAGAGATTATGCATAGCAAGAGCATTGTCAGTAAATCCTAAAATACTTCTTATGGACGAGCCTACAAGTGCATTGGACCCTATAAGTACAGGTAAGATAGAAGAACTTATTAATGAACTTAAAAATGAATATACTATAGTAATAGTTACTCATAATATGCAGCAGGCTATGAGAGTATCCGATAAAACAGCATTCTTCCTATTTGGTGAAATAGTAGAATACGATAATACAGAAGAAATATTTTCTAAACCAAAAGATGAAAGAACAGAAAAATATATTACTGGAAGATTCGGATAA
- a CDS encoding GNAT family N-acetyltransferase: MSDKINNNFYVRFASVNDIPTILKFIKELAVYEKLEHEVTATEDLLREWIFEKNKCEVLIALENNTEIGYALFFHNFSTFLGKAGIYLEDLYITPNYRGLGYGKKLLKEIAKIAVERGCERLDWQCLDWNKSSIDFYLSLNALQMSDWTSYRLSHDVLKRFAEE, from the coding sequence ATGAGTGATAAAATAAATAATAATTTTTATGTAAGGTTTGCATCTGTCAATGATATACCTACAATATTAAAGTTTATAAAAGAGCTTGCAGTATACGAAAAATTAGAGCATGAGGTTACTGCTACTGAGGATCTATTAAGAGAATGGATATTTGAAAAAAATAAATGCGAAGTATTGATAGCATTAGAAAATAATACTGAAATAGGCTATGCATTATTTTTTCATAATTTTTCTACATTTTTGGGAAAAGCTGGGATATATTTAGAAGATTTATACATAACTCCAAATTACAGAGGTCTTGGATATGGAAAGAAGCTTTTAAAAGAAATTGCTAAAATTGCTGTTGAGAGAGGATGCGAAAGGCTTGATTGGCAGTGCTTGGATTGGAATAAGTCTAGCATTGATTTTTATTTATCACTCAATGCTCTTCAGATGTCTGATTGGACTTCTTACAGATTAAGTCATGATGTTTTAAAAAGATTTGCCGAAGAATAA
- the pyrH gene encoding UMP kinase, whose product MEKRVLLKISGEALLGEKEYGIDNNVVDRIALEMKAAGNDTQIAVVVGGGNIFRGMQLSNKTGMVRATADSMGMLATIMNAIALKDRFMAAGTPTQILSAFNIEGMIEGFERDKAIRILERGNVLIIAGGTSNPYFTTDSTAILRALEIGASIVLKGTNVDGVYDKDPKANKDAKMYKDITFREAISQNLRVMDMTAFAMANDNDMPIRVFNMNEKGNITKAISGEDIGTYVHN is encoded by the coding sequence ATGGAAAAAAGAGTGTTGCTTAAGATATCAGGTGAAGCACTGCTTGGAGAGAAAGAATACGGTATTGATAATAATGTTGTTGACAGAATAGCATTAGAGATGAAAGCTGCTGGAAATGATACCCAAATAGCGGTTGTTGTTGGAGGCGGTAATATATTTAGAGGAATGCAGTTATCAAATAAAACTGGAATGGTAAGAGCTACAGCTGATTCTATGGGCATGCTCGCTACTATTATGAATGCTATCGCTTTAAAAGACAGATTTATGGCGGCAGGAACTCCTACTCAAATATTATCAGCTTTTAATATAGAAGGTATGATAGAAGGTTTTGAGAGAGATAAAGCCATTCGTATATTAGAACGCGGTAATGTTTTGATAATAGCGGGAGGCACTTCAAATCCTTACTTCACAACTGACAGTACTGCTATATTAAGAGCTTTAGAGATAGGGGCTTCTATAGTATTAAAAGGTACTAATGTTGACGGAGTTTATGATAAAGACCCTAAAGCAAATAAAGATGCTAAAATGTATAAAGATATTACTTTTAGAGAAGCTATTAGTCAAAATCTTCGTGTTATGGATATGACAGCTTTTGCAATGGCTAATGATAATGATATGCCTATAAGAGTATTTAACATGAATGAAAAAGGAAATATTACTAAGGCTATTTCCGGAGAAGATATAGGAACTTATGTACATAATTAA
- the phoU gene encoding phosphate signaling complex protein PhoU yields the protein MKKFEEELNKLTDYVAEAGDMILEALRNSSNALINGDIELANNVIENDRNINRISYKIESASLKMLLLEHPVATDLRIVSAALKIATDLERIGDQAKDICDLIRFLLEGNLYKNNIDTIIEMSKIIDYMVTNCLKAFREKDSNLSRDVIESDDKVDKLFYKMRDSMVDLIKSGAENADQAIYLMMIAKYFEKMGDHAENIAKWVYYYTTGERFK from the coding sequence ATGAAAAAATTTGAAGAAGAATTAAATAAATTAACTGATTATGTTGCTGAAGCTGGAGATATGATACTCGAGGCTTTAAGAAACTCATCTAATGCCTTGATAAACGGAGATATTGAACTTGCTAATAATGTAATAGAAAATGACAGAAATATAAACAGAATATCATACAAAATAGAAAGTGCATCTTTAAAAATGCTTTTATTAGAACACCCTGTAGCAACAGATTTGAGGATAGTTTCTGCTGCATTAAAAATAGCCACTGACCTAGAGAGGATAGGAGATCAGGCTAAAGATATATGCGATTTGATTAGATTTTTACTAGAAGGAAATCTATATAAAAATAATATTGATACCATAATAGAGATGTCAAAAATAATAGACTATATGGTTACAAACTGCCTCAAGGCTTTTAGAGAAAAAGATTCTAACTTGTCAAGAGATGTTATAGAAAGCGATGATAAAGTGGATAAACTATTTTATAAAATGCGTGATTCTATGGTTGATCTGATAAAAAGCGGAGCTGAGAATGCTGACCAAGCTATATATTTAATGATGATAGCAAAATATTTTGAGAAAATGGGAGACCATGCTGAAAATATAGCCAAATGGGTTTACTACTATACAACAGGCGAAAGATTTAAATAA
- the truB gene encoding tRNA pseudouridine(55) synthase TruB gives MKGFCILNKPIGITSFDAIKQVKKTLREKENIIEKKIGHAGTLDPFANGVLILAFGRYTKLFFLFDDMPKEYIALGVFGEMRDTDDIEGNIIKKSDINNKLSFEELEKIIKKNFKGNILQKPPIYSAKKINGKRAYDLARNNQSFQLKDAEVCINNIELLEYDYPYFKIKTSVSKGTYIRSIIRDIGNITGNLAYTKELTRVSIGNYNIDTACSIEDIKKGKMLSFFEMFNNFEKEIIEDDNTIKQILCGNTKMIENIKIKNRYLSLTDNKENLLAIIEKKDKNVYSFIDV, from the coding sequence ATGAAAGGTTTTTGTATCTTAAATAAACCTATAGGCATAACTTCTTTTGATGCTATAAAACAGGTAAAAAAAACATTAAGAGAAAAAGAAAATATTATAGAAAAAAAAATAGGTCATGCAGGAACATTAGATCCTTTTGCAAACGGGGTTTTAATACTGGCATTTGGAAGATATACCAAATTATTTTTCTTATTTGATGATATGCCTAAAGAATACATTGCATTAGGAGTATTTGGCGAAATGAGAGATACTGATGATATAGAAGGAAATATAATAAAAAAATCTGATATCAATAATAAATTAAGTTTTGAAGAATTAGAAAAAATTATAAAAAAAAATTTTAAAGGAAATATTTTGCAGAAACCTCCTATATACAGTGCTAAAAAAATTAATGGAAAAAGAGCTTATGATTTGGCAAGAAATAATCAAAGTTTTCAATTAAAAGATGCTGAAGTATGTATTAACAACATTGAATTATTAGAATATGATTATCCATATTTCAAAATAAAAACTTCAGTAAGCAAAGGTACTTATATAAGGTCTATAATAAGGGATATAGGAAATATAACAGGTAACTTAGCTTATACAAAAGAATTAACAAGAGTATCTATAGGAAATTATAATATTGATACAGCCTGCAGTATAGAAGATATAAAAAAAGGAAAAATGCTCTCATTCTTTGAAATGTTTAATAACTTTGAGAAGGAAATTATTGAAGATGATAATACAATAAAACAAATACTATGCGGCAATACCAAAATGATAGAAAATATAAAAATAAAAAATAGATATTTATCATTGACCGATAATAAAGAAAATCTTCTAGCAATTATAGAAAAAAAAGATAAGAATGTCTACTCTTTTATAGATGTCTGA
- the pstC gene encoding phosphate ABC transporter permease subunit PstC, with protein sequence MNSNINKHIFNEIADNIMRYIFFICSIFSVIVVFSICIFIFIYSIPIFKEVGFLNFVFGMNWSPSSKEFGIFPMIVGSVYITILSTILGGGFGFFTAVYISMFAPSKLKTILSQVIDLLAGIPSIVYGFFGMAVLVPFLKNISPNNIGEGVLAGSIILAVMILPTITSITKYNLEAVYKYYYDGAIALGSTHSQAVFGVIVKAAKSGIFSAIVLGMGRAIGETMAVMMVAGNAPFIPKDLFSYFRTMTINIALEMGYATGIHRSALIATAFVLLIFILIINIILSLLKRNNLYFSFSLSSLFNKNKELQNDISNFSFKNIKMQVSAVKADILKYISIIASIIATLFLVFIVVFILVRGLPHINFNLLFGKSNNSQMTLLPAIVSTAMILFMSLIIAIPLGVFAAIYLTEYSKAKSKLISVIRIFTDSLSGIPSIVFGLFGMLVFANLFGIGRSILAGSLTLVLIILPSIIRQTEETLLSIPSSLREGSLALGASKVRTIFKIVLPCGFSGIMTSVILSIGRIVGESAALIYTAGAVRYMPRGYLSSGSTFSVMMWMFSSEGLYINQTFATASILLIMVIFLNALLFFVNKKLKKDY encoded by the coding sequence TTGAACAGCAATATTAATAAACATATATTTAATGAAATTGCAGATAATATTATGAGATATATATTTTTTATATGTTCTATATTTTCAGTTATAGTTGTATTTTCAATATGTATTTTTATATTTATCTACAGTATTCCAATATTTAAAGAAGTAGGATTTTTAAATTTTGTTTTTGGTATGAATTGGTCGCCTTCATCAAAAGAGTTTGGAATATTTCCGATGATAGTAGGCTCTGTATATATAACAATTCTCTCTACAATTCTTGGAGGAGGATTCGGATTTTTTACAGCAGTTTATATATCGATGTTTGCACCGTCAAAATTAAAAACAATACTATCGCAGGTTATAGATTTGCTTGCAGGAATACCATCAATAGTTTACGGATTTTTTGGAATGGCAGTATTAGTGCCCTTTCTAAAAAACATATCTCCAAATAACATCGGCGAAGGAGTTTTAGCAGGTTCTATAATACTTGCAGTTATGATACTTCCTACAATAACATCTATTACAAAATATAATTTAGAGGCAGTATACAAATATTATTATGACGGAGCTATAGCATTAGGCAGCACTCATTCTCAGGCTGTTTTCGGCGTTATAGTAAAAGCTGCAAAATCCGGTATATTTTCGGCTATAGTGCTTGGTATGGGAAGAGCTATAGGAGAAACTATGGCTGTTATGATGGTGGCTGGAAATGCTCCTTTTATACCTAAAGATTTATTCTCGTATTTTAGAACTATGACTATTAATATAGCTTTGGAAATGGGATATGCTACTGGTATTCATAGATCTGCATTGATTGCAACGGCATTTGTGCTTCTCATTTTTATACTTATAATAAATATAATACTTTCTCTATTAAAAAGAAATAATTTATATTTTTCATTTTCTTTAAGCAGTTTATTTAATAAAAATAAAGAATTACAAAATGATATAAGTAATTTCTCTTTTAAAAATATAAAAATGCAAGTATCAGCAGTAAAAGCGGATATACTCAAATATATTTCAATAATAGCTTCTATAATAGCAACACTTTTTCTTGTATTTATAGTAGTATTTATACTTGTAAGAGGATTGCCTCATATTAACTTTAATCTCTTATTTGGAAAAAGCAACAATTCTCAAATGACGCTTCTACCCGCTATAGTTTCTACTGCTATGATACTTTTTATGTCATTAATAATAGCAATACCTCTTGGAGTTTTTGCGGCTATTTATTTGACAGAATATTCAAAAGCTAAAAGCAAATTAATATCAGTTATAAGAATATTTACTGATAGTTTATCCGGCATACCTTCAATAGTATTCGGGCTTTTTGGTATGCTGGTATTTGCCAATCTTTTTGGTATAGGAAGAAGTATATTAGCAGGTTCTTTAACCTTAGTTTTGATAATACTTCCTTCTATAATAAGGCAGACTGAAGAAACATTATTATCAATTCCTTCAAGCCTTCGTGAGGGAAGTTTGGCACTTGGGGCTTCTAAAGTGAGAACTATATTTAAGATAGTACTTCCTTGCGGTTTTTCTGGAATAATGACTTCGGTTATACTAAGCATTGGAAGAATAGTCGGAGAAAGTGCGGCATTAATATATACTGCTGGTGCAGTAAGATATATGCCTAGAGGATATTTAAGCTCTGGAAGTACATTTTCTGTTATGATGTGGATGTTTTCAAGCGAGGGGCTTTATATAAATCAAACTTTTGCTACGGCTAGTATTCTTCTTATTATGGTTATATTTCTTAATGCTTTATTATTCTTTGTAAATAAAAAGCTAAAAAAAGATTATTAA
- a CDS encoding MFS transporter has translation MKKQNNILVLILAFAIFAILNTEIGIVGVLPIIAETFNVTIEKSGILVSAFAFTIAISGIIMPLLFSGINKKISMLIVIGVFIISNIVSAFTNSFNILLIFRIIPAIFHPIYCSMSFTVASETAEEKDIPKVVSIIMMGVSAGIVIGTPASNFFAETYSYKASMLFAAALNIVSFIAIIFLVPSMPVSKKLSYGSQLSVLKLPITWISLAAVALIAASMSSVYSYFAQYIKDISNITGKYSSIILFIFGISSIVGNFLAGKFLSKNAIKFVTAYPFIFILIYILVFILGGISALMFTISFIWGIVYGMGNNIQQYWITSAIPQAPEFSNGLFISFGNLGITIGTSLGGLFITNTTINNLPICGIIFLILTFISIIIRLLIDKKYIKKSLA, from the coding sequence ATGAAAAAACAAAATAATATTTTAGTATTAATATTGGCATTTGCTATATTTGCAATATTAAATACAGAAATAGGAATAGTAGGAGTGCTTCCTATAATTGCAGAAACTTTTAATGTAACTATAGAAAAATCAGGAATTTTAGTTAGTGCTTTTGCCTTTACAATAGCTATATCTGGTATAATAATGCCTTTATTATTTTCTGGTATCAATAAAAAAATATCCATGCTTATAGTAATTGGAGTATTTATAATAAGCAATATAGTATCAGCATTTACAAATAGTTTTAATATTCTTTTAATATTTAGAATAATACCAGCTATTTTTCACCCTATATACTGCTCTATGTCATTTACTGTAGCTTCAGAAACTGCTGAAGAAAAAGATATTCCTAAAGTTGTATCTATAATAATGATGGGAGTTTCTGCTGGAATAGTAATAGGAACTCCTGCATCAAATTTTTTTGCTGAAACTTATTCTTATAAAGCATCAATGTTGTTTGCGGCAGCTTTAAATATAGTATCATTTATAGCTATAATATTTTTAGTTCCATCAATGCCTGTAAGCAAAAAACTTTCTTATGGCTCTCAGCTTTCAGTATTAAAACTTCCTATAACTTGGATATCACTTGCAGCTGTTGCTTTGATTGCAGCTTCTATGTCATCAGTATACAGTTATTTTGCTCAATATATAAAAGATATATCAAATATTACTGGAAAATATTCAAGCATTATACTTTTTATATTTGGTATATCAAGCATAGTAGGAAATTTTTTAGCAGGAAAGTTTTTATCTAAAAATGCTATAAAATTTGTTACAGCATATCCATTTATATTTATTCTAATATATATTTTAGTATTTATTTTAGGAGGTATATCTGCTTTAATGTTTACAATATCATTTATTTGGGGAATAGTATACGGAATGGGTAACAATATTCAGCAGTATTGGATTACATCAGCAATTCCTCAAGCTCCTGAATTTTCAAATGGACTTTTTATATCTTTTGGAAATCTTGGAATAACAATAGGAACTTCTTTAGGCGGACTATTTATAACAAATACAACAATTAATAATCTGCCTATATGCGGAATAATATTTTTGATATTAACATTTATATCTATAATAATAAGACTTTTAATTGATAAAAAATATATTAAAAAATCATTAGCTTAA
- a CDS encoding aminopeptidase encodes MKDTRIEKLAKTIVNYSCKLKKGEKVLIKSYGVGDERNLVTAIINEVYKAGASPFVWNHDPYIMRELLKQCNEEQMKIWAKSDLMLMKEMDAYIGIWGGLNSAENSSVKIENNKIYEKFYLNPVHMKERVKNTKWVVMNYPTPAMAQQASMSTDEFEDFYFKVCNLDYSKMSKAMDSLVSLMNKTDKVRIVGNGTDLTFSIKNIPAIKCAGELNIPDGEVFTAPVKNSVNGVLTYNTPSLYSDGFTYENVRFEFKNGKIVNASCNDTKRINKILDTDSGSRYIGEFAIGVNPYITEPMKDILFDEKIMGSFHFTPGACYDEAPNGNNSSVHWDLVCIQTKKYGGGEIYFDDKLIRKDGIFVIDSLKCLNPNKLK; translated from the coding sequence ATGAAAGACACAAGAATAGAGAAGCTTGCAAAAACAATAGTTAATTATTCATGCAAATTAAAAAAAGGTGAAAAAGTTCTTATAAAATCATACGGAGTAGGAGATGAGCGTAATTTAGTTACAGCTATTATAAATGAAGTCTATAAAGCAGGTGCTAGTCCCTTTGTTTGGAATCATGATCCCTATATAATGAGAGAATTATTGAAGCAGTGTAATGAAGAGCAGATGAAAATTTGGGCTAAATCAGATTTGATGCTTATGAAAGAAATGGACGCTTATATAGGTATATGGGGCGGATTAAACAGTGCTGAAAACTCTTCTGTAAAGATAGAAAATAATAAAATATATGAAAAGTTTTATCTAAATCCAGTGCATATGAAAGAGAGAGTAAAAAATACAAAATGGGTTGTAATGAATTATCCTACACCAGCAATGGCTCAGCAGGCTTCTATGAGTACTGATGAGTTTGAAGATTTTTATTTTAAAGTTTGTAATTTAGATTATTCAAAAATGTCTAAAGCTATGGATAGTTTGGTTTCTCTTATGAATAAAACTGATAAAGTTAGAATAGTAGGAAATGGTACGGATTTGACTTTTTCTATAAAAAATATACCTGCTATAAAATGTGCAGGAGAGCTTAATATTCCAGACGGTGAAGTATTTACGGCACCTGTAAAAAATTCTGTTAATGGGGTTTTAACTTATAATACTCCTTCTTTATATAGTGATGGTTTTACTTATGAGAATGTAAGATTTGAGTTTAAAAATGGTAAAATAGTTAATGCATCTTGTAATGATACTAAAAGAATAAATAAGATATTAGATACTGACAGCGGTTCAAGATATATAGGGGAGTTTGCTATAGGGGTTAATCCTTATATAACAGAGCCTATGAAAGATATATTATTTGATGAAAAAATTATGGGAAGTTTTCATTTTACACCAGGTGCTTGTTATGATGAAGCTCCTAATGGAAATAATTCTTCTGTGCATTGGGATTTGGTATGTATTCAGACTAAAAAATACGGGGGCGGTGAGATTTATTTTGATGATAAGCTAATAAGAAAAGATGGGATATTTGTTATTGACAGTTTGAAATGCTTAAATCCCAATAAGTTAAAATAA